The sequence GGGAGCAGGGGCGGTCTCGGAAGCTGGGGCTTCCGGAAGCGGGGGCGGTGCCGGGAACGGGACCGGCCGCCGATGTGAGGTCGGCGGCCGGTCCCGAGGTGTGGGCGATGCCTGGACTCGGGGGGTGGGAGCGGGCGGTGTGCGAGCGGGTGGTGGGAGCGGCGGTCAGGCGGACGGGTCCGCGAAGTAGTGACCCTTGTCGAGGTCGTCGAGGAGCCCCGGCCGGGTCGGCTGCCACCCCAGCAGTTCGCGGGTCCAGGTGCTGGAGGCGGGGCTGTCGGTGCCGAGGAAGCCGCCCAGCCAGGCGAAGTGGCCGGCCGCGTCGTCGGGGGAGATCGAGACGACGGGCAGGTCGAGATGGCGCCCGATCACCTCGGCGACGGCACGGATCGGCACGCCCTCGTCCGCGATCGCGTGCAGGGTGGAGCCGGCCGGAGCGCTCTCCAGGGCCAGGCGGAACAGGTGCGCGGCGTCGGACCGGTGCACGGCGGGCCAGCGGTTGGCGCCGTCGCCGATGTAGGCGGAGACGCCCTTCTCGCGGGCGATGGCGACCATGGTGGCGAGGAAACCGTGATCCCCGTCGCCGTGCACGGTCGGAGGAAGCCGGACGACGGACGAGCGGACCCCGCGCTCCGCGAGGGCGGCCGTGGCGTGCGCGTTGGCCAGCCGCTTGGCCGGACCGGGGGCCCAGTGGGGGCTGGGTGGCGAGGACGGCTGGGCGTCCTGCTCGGTGCCGACCTCTCCGGGCTTCAGCCCGAGGGCCCCGGAGGCGATGAGGAACGGCCGGTCGGAGCCGGCGAGCGCCTCGCCGAACGTGTCGATGGCGCGCCGGTCCGCGTCGGCCGCGCTCTCGAAGCCGCCGCTGAAGGCGATGTCGTGCTTGAAGGCGAGGTGGATCACGCCGTCGGACTCGGCGGCCGCGCCGCGCAGGATGTCGAGATCGTCGATCGTGCCGAGGCGCACCTCGGCGCCCGCCTCGGTGAGGGCGGCGGCCGAGGCGTCGGAACGGGCGAGCCCGACGACCTGGTGGCCGGCGCCGATGAGCTCCGGAACGACGGCTGAACCGATCCAGCCGGACGCTCCGGTGACGAACACACGCATGAGGAGAACCTCCGGGTAGGCCGACCGGCCCCGCCCCGGGCTGCCGGGGAACGGCAGCATGAACGCGGACCAGTCGATGACAGTGACTGACATCAACCGTAACAGGCGATGTCAGTCACTGTCATCGCGTAGGATCGGGGCATGGGTCGATGGGAGCCGAACTCGCGCGGACGGCTTGAGCAGGCAGCGCTGGATCTCTACAGCGAGCACGGGTTCGAGCAGACGACGGCCGCGCAGATCGCCAAACGCGCCGGGCTCACCGAGCGGACGTTCTTCCGGCACTACGCCGACAAGCGCGAGGTGCTGTTCGGGGGTGCGCACCAGTTGGAGGAGGCCTTCGTGGAAACCCTCGCGGCCACCCCCGAAACGGCCGCGCCGATCGACGCGATGGCCTCGACGCTGGAGACCGTCGCCGCCTTCTTCCTGGAGCGCCACGAGTTCGCCCGGCAGCGTGCGGCCGTCATCTCGGCGAATGCGGAGCTGCGTGAGCGCGAGCTGATCAAGCTGGCGTCGCTGTCCGCGGCGCTCGCGGCCACCTTCCGGCAGCGCGGAGTCAAGGACCCGGCCGCGAGCCTGACCGCGGAGGCGGGCATGGCGGTCTTCAAGATCGGCTTCGAGCGCTGGGTCGGCGAGAACGGGGAGCGCACCCTGGCGGAGTTCCTGCGGGAGTCACTCGACGAGCTGAAGGGGGTGGCGGCGGGGGAGTGACGGGGCGGGCGGGCCGCTGTCGTGGCGGCCGTGCGAGCTCGGCCGGGTTGGACCCTTCCCGGAGTTCCGCAGCTCGTCGGACTCCTGCGCCGCACTCTCTGTGCCCGGTTGCGCATCGGTCACGGCTGCGACGCCGACAGCGAACGGTCATTCGCACGTGCAGGCGAGTGTCGAGAAGCAGAACTACTTGGATCATCCGGCCTGTACTTTGACGCTTGCCGCGCGATCATGCGCGTCGCATCTCATCGTTCTATGCGCAAGGAGCCCCATGTCTTACAAGCTGTTCACCGCAGCCGTACACGTCACGGCCGCCGCCTACGTGGTGCCGGTGGTCCTCCGCTGGATGTGGTGATCCCACCGCAGGTCGCCGGCAGCTGTGCGCGAGGCTGACCGGCGCCGACAAGGTGGCAGGGCCGGCTCCTGGGTGGGGGCTCAGGAGCCGGTCGATCTGTGGCTCGTCAGGGACCGGAGCAGTTTCGCGGCCTCCGCTTCCGCGCCCAGGTCGCGGTAGAGGGCGACAGCTTGTTCGCCGTACTCGACGGCCCGCTCGGTGGGGCGACGGGCCAGGGACGCGATCCGCGCGAGTCCCGCGAGCGCGTGGGCGGAACCCATGGGGAACTTGATGCGTTCGGCCACCTCAAGGGCCTGTTCGTAGCCCTTGGACGCGGTGTCGAGCCGGCCCGACTCCCGCTGGACGTCGGCCGCGGCGATCAGCGCCCGCAACCTCTCGTACGGATTGTCGATTCGAGTGGCCACCTGCTCCGCCATGGTGAGATGCAGCAGCGCTTCGCCCCGACGTCCTGACCGGGCGTAAGCCGTCCCCATGCTGATCAGCACGTCGGCCTCGCCCAGGGAGTCGCCACTCCCTCTGTGCGCGGCGAGTGCTCGCTTGAAACAGGTCAGCGCCTGATCGGTCTCTCCGAGAGCCTGGTGCACCCCGCCGAGATTGGTGTCGAGAATCGCCAGATCGACCCGCCCGCCGTGCTCTCGCATGAGGCCCAATGACTTCTCGTAGCAGCCACGGGCGTCGACGTAACGGCCTTGGAGGAAGTGCAACTCGCCGCGATTGTTCAGAGCCTGTGCCAGCCCGTACGGATCAGGCAATTTCTCATAGATCGACTCCATCAGCTGCACTTTGCGGAGAGCCTTGTCGTACCGCCCCGCGTAGGACAGGGCCGCTCCCTGGACATTGAGGCACTCGGCCTCGCCGGAGCGGTCGCCCACCTCGCGATACAGCTTCAGAGCCCGTTCCAGGACGCGCAGCGAGGTGTCGCCGTGGCCCGCCGCGAGATGGGCACGGCCTGCCTGGAACAGGGCGTCGGCACAGCCGTGGGTGTCGAGCCGGTCCTCGTGGATCGACAGGGCTTCGGTCGCGCATCGCAGGGCCTGACCATGGTTTCGCTGCGCCAGCAGGTCCGCGTGGTCGGTGAGGGTGCGGGCAAGCGCGGAACGATCGCCGGACGAGCGCAGGACCGGTACGCCCGCCTCGAAGAGCTCGGCCTCGATGTCCCACGCGCCCCACAGCTTGAGGGATCTGGCCAGGACGTGCGGGAACAGTGCCGCGTACTCCGGATGCCCGGCGGCGGCAGTGCGTGCGACCGCCACGAGGTTGGCGCGCTCGACGGTCAGCCATACCGAGGCCGCGTCCGCGTCCACGAACTTCGTGGCGTGCAGCGCCCGGGCCTCCGAGGAGAGAGGCAGGTCCAGCACACGGCGATGAGGGTGGGAGAGCCGGTCGGCCCGGTACGCGGTGGTGAGGTAGTGGGCGATGAGACGGCCGACCGAGGCATGCCGGACCGCTTCCGAGTCGGTGCGGAGACAGACCTCCAGGGCGTAGGACCGGGTGAGATCGTGCAGCCGGTAGCGTCCACGGACCGGCTCCTCCAGGAGACTGGAGTCGATCAGTTCCTCGATGCACCGCTCCAGCAGTTCGTGGTCCCGCCCCGGACCCGGTCCGACCAGTGCGGCGGCGGCTTGGAGAGTGATGTCGGAGCCGGGGTGCAGGGCGAGCAGACGGAACAACTCGCTCGCGGCGGTGCTGAGTTCTGTGTACGAGCACTGAAACACCGCGCCGATCACGGTGTCGAACTCCTGGAGCGGGCTGGTCGCCTGCGACAGCCGGTCGAGGAGATGCTGCAGGTCCCAGGAGTCCCGGTGGCGGAAACGGCTCGCCAGGACCTGGACGGCCAGGGGATGGCACGCGGACGCGTCCACGATCCGCTCCAGGCACTCCGGTTCGCCGGACACCCTCGATGCGCCGACGATCCGGGTGAAGAGAGCCGCAGCCTCTTCCCGGGACAAGGTGTCCACGAACAGATGGGCGGCGCCGTCCAGTCCGGCCAGCCGGCTCCGAGTGGTCACGAGGACACGGCAGGTGGGGGAGCCGGGCAGCAGAGGGCCGGCCTGAGAGGCGTGTTTGACGTTGTCCAGGACCACGAGCGCCCGACGCCCGGCGGTCCACTCGCGCCACCTGGTCGCCCGCTCGTCCAGCAGGGCGGGCAGCTCACCGGGCCAGCCGGTGGCGTGCAGCAGATTGGCCAGGGCGTCCGCCGGATCGAGCGGCTGCTGTCCACCGTAGCCCCGCATGTCCACGTAGAACTGGGCGTCCGGATAGGCCGTGGCCAACTCGTGAGCGGCATGTACCGCCAGAGTCGTCTTCCCGATACCGGGCATTCCGTGGATCACGGTTACCGGCAGAGCGGTGGTCGTGGCTTGCCCGGCCTTGGAGTCGGTGAGCAGGATGCGCAGTTCACCAGCTCGCCCGGTGAAATCCGGGATGTCGCGCGGTAGGCAGTTGCGGGGTTCCGGACGCGGGCCCGGATCAGGGGGCCCTGTCACCGTCTGCAGGAGGCCGTGGTCCTGTTCGAGCATGCGCAGATGAAGCTGCCGCAGTTCAGCGGACGGTTCGATGCCCTGGCTCTCCTGTAATCGCGCCCGTGTGTTCCGGTAGACGGCCAGCGCTTCGTCGTGACGTCCGGAGCGGTACAGGGCCAGCATCAGAGAACTGATCACCTGTTGGGCGAAAGGGCTCTGGGAGGCGAGTTCCCGCAGTTCGCCCACGAGGTCCGCATGACGGCCCAACTCCAGCTCCAGACCGATCCGTTCCTCCCGGACCCGGCGGTGGTCCTCGACGAGCCGGGCACGTGCCGACTGCGCCCAGGAACTGCCGTTGAACTCGGTCAGGGGTTCACTCCGCCACAGTGCTTCGGCGGTACGCAACAGCCCTATGGCCAGGGGTCGTTCACCGCGCGCTGCCGCGGCCAGTGCGTCCGAGCGCAGTCGTCGGAAGCGCAGCAGGTCGATGTCCTCCGGATCGGCACGCAACTGGTACAGCCGCAGAGAAGGCCGATCCACTCCCACCCTGTCGTCGCCGACCGCCCTGCGCAGCCGTCCCCGTAGCCGCGAGATGTAACTCTGCAAGGTGTCCACAGCTGTCGGGGGCAGTTCGCCGTCCCAGACCCGGTTCATCAGCGTGTCCGCCGATACCGGTTCACCCCGGGAATGGATCAGTACGGCCAGCACGCGGCGTTCCATCAGCGTCCCGAGTTCGTGCTGCCGCTCGTCGTGCCAGAGTTCAAGAGGTCCCAGAGCAAGAAGTTCCACCATGTCCCCCCGACGGGTGCTCTTCTTCCCACGGCCTTCAATGTCCGCACATCTGTGTGAGCCGTACCACTGTTCTACGGCTCTTCCGTGGAGTCAGGGGTGGAGACACAGGCGCACCGAAGCGTGACAGGCGCACAGGCATGGGCGCGATCACCGTGCCACAGGAGTGCAGGATTCCTGCAAGCCGACCGTCCAGCCCTGCGGGCATCCCTCTGCCATCGGCCGCGAAATGCCGCGGCCGCGAAGGCGATGATGGAAGAACCGGGGGATTTCAACGATGAGTTTGACAGTGCCGGAGCCGTATGGGCGGCATGTGCCGGTGCGTCTGGATGTAGAGCGCTGGGCCACCCGTCTGACCCGCAGAAGGGTTCTGGTCGTGGTGCACACAGTGATAGCGGGTCAGCGACTGCTCGACGCGATACGCCTGCTGGAGGGCGAGATCAGGGTGCAGACCTGCTTCACCCAGGCACCCGACGTGTTCAGCAACGGGGTCAGCGAGTTTCTCGAACGACTGGGCGGTCTGGTACTGCCCTGGAGTCAGGCGGTACAGACGAGCTTCGACCTCGCTCTGGCCGCCAGCCACGGCAGCCTGCACGAACTGCAGGCACCCGTCGTCGTCCTGCCGCACGGGGCCGGACACAACAAGATCATCCCGGTCGGGCAGCGCGGCCGTCCGGTGACGCGCCGGGGTGCCTACGGCCTCAGCAGGCAGAGGCTGGTGCGGGACGGCACGGTGGTACCCGAGGCCATCGTTCTGGCCCACCATGAAGAGCTGACCAGGCTCGGCCGTGAATGCCCCGAGGCGGTGTCGGTGGCGGAAGTGGTGGGCGACCCGTGTTTCGACCGTATCGCCGCGAGCCTCGCCTCGCGCGCGTTGTACCGGGAGGCACTCGGGGTCGGTGTGCGGCAGCAGCTCGTTCTCGTCTGCTCCACCTGGGGGCCCGACTCCCTTCTCGGACAGGGGTGGGACACACTGGAACGACTGGTCACCGAACTGCCCGGAGACGAGTACCGGATCGCCTCACTCGTCCATCCCCATGTCTGGAACGCGCACGGCGACTGGCAGGTCCGAACATGGCTCGCGGCGCTGGTTCGCTCGGGTCTGATCCTGGTCAGCCCGCACGAGGACTGGGCCGGAACGGTCGTCGCCGCCGACCACATAGTGGGTGATCACGGCTCGGTGACGCTCTATGGTGCGATGACCGGAGCGTCGGTGCTGATGGCGGGCCGCCCCGACGCACCTGTGGATCCGGGCTCGCCGATGGCCGAGCTGATGTCCTTCGCCCCGCGGTTGCACGAAGACCGTCCGGTGCGTCCACAACTGAAGCGGGGTTCTGCCTTCCGCGGCGCGCGTCGGTACGAGCAGGTCGCGGCCCGGATCACTTCGGAACCCGGCCGGTTCGCGCGCAGGATGCGTGCGCTGCTCTACCGCAAGCTCCACCTGCGCGCACCGGCGGCCAGGCCCACCACGGAAGCGGCGCGCCTCCCGCTGCCGGTGCGTTACGACGGACCCGGCAGCGTGGTGCCGCGGTGATTCTCCTCGCTGTGGTGTCCCGGACAGCGGTGTCCACGGCTGCGGGCGACGGCCCGGCGGTCAGGGTCCGGACCGTGCTGCTCGACGTTGCCTCCGGGGCTCTGTACGCGGACGAGCACTTCAGGGTCCGGGCTTGCGCACAGAACCCGCTGTCGGCGTTCGGTGACGTGCTGGTCGAGCCCGGCAAGGGAGCGTGGCAGGCCGACAGGCTGGCCGCATCGTGTCCAGGGGCCCTGGTCGTGGCGGTGCATCACGGCCCGCGCTGCTGGATACGGTCGGGCCCAAGTGGCAGGGTGCTCGAGGTCGAAGTCGGCGGACCGGGACAGCCGGAGGGGTTCTGGGAAACCGTTGCCTCGCTGGCTCATTCCTGTCTGGTGGCCGGGCTGCCTGCCTCAGCTCTCGGTTCCGCGGCGGTCTGCGTCCTGGGCACTCACGCCTCGTCGGGACCGTCGTGCTCCAACCGCCGGAGCCGGTGCCGGGCCGCTTCGGCGTCATCCGACCGCGACCGGCCCACGGACGAATAGAGGTCGAGCGCCTCCCGGTAGTGGTTCCGGGCCAGGCGTGTCCGCCCGCGCCGTTCGCAGACCTCGGCCAGGCTGCCGACGGCGCGGGCCACCTCGTAGTTCGCCGTCATGCCACGCAGCGTCGCCAGTGCCGACGACAGTAGTTCCTCCGCCAGGTCGAGTTGGCCCAGAACGAGATGCGCACGGCCCAGGAGGGTGGTCGCACGCGCGGCGTTGTAGGAGTCGCCCGCATCCCGAAGCGTGGCGTGAGCGACACCGGCATGGCTGACCACTTCCTCGGCCTGTCCGGTGGCGAGCGCGACATCGGCGAGGTTGAGCCTGGCCAGCCCTCCGGCCCGCTCGTCACCGTTCTTCGGCAGCTCCGTGGCGGCGCGCAGAAAATACGCCCCTGCCTCGTCCGGGCGCCCGAGTTGTCGGAGGGCGAGTCCGCGGTAGTTGAGCGTGCGGGCGTGACCGAGCCGGTCACCGTGCCCCAGGAACAGCTGTGCCGCCTGTTCGAACATGGCCAGGGCGCGGTCGGGGTCCCCGGCACCGAGTTCCCCGACACCGCCTGAGGTCAGCATCCGGCATTCGGCCGTCGTGTCCCCCAGGTTCCGCGCCGCCGCCAG is a genomic window of Streptomyces sp. NBC_00414 containing:
- a CDS encoding SDR family oxidoreductase, with the translated sequence MRVFVTGASGWIGSAVVPELIGAGHQVVGLARSDASAAALTEAGAEVRLGTIDDLDILRGAAAESDGVIHLAFKHDIAFSGGFESAADADRRAIDTFGEALAGSDRPFLIASGALGLKPGEVGTEQDAQPSSPPSPHWAPGPAKRLANAHATAALAERGVRSSVVRLPPTVHGDGDHGFLATMVAIAREKGVSAYIGDGANRWPAVHRSDAAHLFRLALESAPAGSTLHAIADEGVPIRAVAEVIGRHLDLPVVSISPDDAAGHFAWLGGFLGTDSPASSTWTRELLGWQPTRPGLLDDLDKGHYFADPSA
- a CDS encoding AfsR/SARP family transcriptional regulator codes for the protein MVELLALGPLELWHDERQHELGTLMERRVLAVLIHSRGEPVSADTLMNRVWDGELPPTAVDTLQSYISRLRGRLRRAVGDDRVGVDRPSLRLYQLRADPEDIDLLRFRRLRSDALAAAARGERPLAIGLLRTAEALWRSEPLTEFNGSSWAQSARARLVEDHRRVREERIGLELELGRHADLVGELRELASQSPFAQQVISSLMLALYRSGRHDEALAVYRNTRARLQESQGIEPSAELRQLHLRMLEQDHGLLQTVTGPPDPGPRPEPRNCLPRDIPDFTGRAGELRILLTDSKAGQATTTALPVTVIHGMPGIGKTTLAVHAAHELATAYPDAQFYVDMRGYGGQQPLDPADALANLLHATGWPGELPALLDERATRWREWTAGRRALVVLDNVKHASQAGPLLPGSPTCRVLVTTRSRLAGLDGAAHLFVDTLSREEAAALFTRIVGASRVSGEPECLERIVDASACHPLAVQVLASRFRHRDSWDLQHLLDRLSQATSPLQEFDTVIGAVFQCSYTELSTAASELFRLLALHPGSDITLQAAAALVGPGPGRDHELLERCIEELIDSSLLEEPVRGRYRLHDLTRSYALEVCLRTDSEAVRHASVGRLIAHYLTTAYRADRLSHPHRRVLDLPLSSEARALHATKFVDADAASVWLTVERANLVAVARTAAAGHPEYAALFPHVLARSLKLWGAWDIEAELFEAGVPVLRSSGDRSALARTLTDHADLLAQRNHGQALRCATEALSIHEDRLDTHGCADALFQAGRAHLAAGHGDTSLRVLERALKLYREVGDRSGEAECLNVQGAALSYAGRYDKALRKVQLMESIYEKLPDPYGLAQALNNRGELHFLQGRYVDARGCYEKSLGLMREHGGRVDLAILDTNLGGVHQALGETDQALTCFKRALAAHRGSGDSLGEADVLISMGTAYARSGRRGEALLHLTMAEQVATRIDNPYERLRALIAAADVQRESGRLDTASKGYEQALEVAERIKFPMGSAHALAGLARIASLARRPTERAVEYGEQAVALYRDLGAEAEAAKLLRSLTSHRSTGS
- a CDS encoding TetR/AcrR family transcriptional regulator, encoding MGRWEPNSRGRLEQAALDLYSEHGFEQTTAAQIAKRAGLTERTFFRHYADKREVLFGGAHQLEEAFVETLAATPETAAPIDAMASTLETVAAFFLERHEFARQRAAVISANAELRERELIKLASLSAALAATFRQRGVKDPAASLTAEAGMAVFKIGFERWVGENGERTLAEFLRESLDELKGVAAGE